CGGAGAGCTTGTCGGCGGCAAAGGGGGTTTCGATCTTGAAATAGCTGACATGCTCGATCTCGCGCGCCATGCGGGCCAGCAGCGGCACCGGCAGCGATACGCCGGACAGGGGCGCATCCTGCACCATGATCGGGATCGCAATCGCATCGCTGACGGCGCGGAAATGTTCGACGATCCCGGTTTCGGACGGGACCAGCCCGACGCCGTGATAGGGCGGCATCATCATCACCATGGATGCGCCCATCGCCTGCGCGGCCTTGGCGCGGGTCACCACGATGTCGGTTGCGAAATGGCTGATCGTCACGATCACCGGCACGCGGCCTGCCACATGGGAAAGGCTGACGCGCATCAGCAAGTCGCGCTCGGCATCGGACAGAAGGAACTGTTCCGAATAGTTGGTGAGGATGCAGATCGCGTCGACCCCCTGATCGATCATGCAGTCGAGCACCCGGCGCATGCCGTCCTCGTCCACCTGCCCGTCGTCGTGGAAGGGCGTGGGGGCAACCGGCAGGATCCCGGTCAGCGGGGTTTTCATGGCGTGTCCTTCCGCGTTGGGGTGCTGTCGTCATCGGGCAGGGGAATGCCCATCTCGACCGCGCAGGCCCGCAGCCGCGTCCAGACCTCCTCCGGCAGCACGATGCCGTCCGCCGCGGCGGCGGCAAGGGCGGCCTGCACCCGGTCGCCGGGGATGCGGACGGGCGCGTCGGGGCGGGCGGGGGTGCTGGTGCGGCAGCGGTCGTTCAGGTGCCCGACCTGCGCGGCGAAGGCATCGGCCCCGCCAAAGGCCGCCGGGTCCATCACCTGCAGATAGACATTGGCGCCCCAGCGCGTGGGATGATCGGCCCGGCCGTGCCCGGCCAGTCCTTGGGTCAGCATCTCCACCATCAGCGCCAGCGCGAAGCCCTTGTGCCCGTGGTCCAGACCCCCGACGGGCAGGATCGTGCCCGGCGGGTCGGCCTTGACGACGGTGGGGTCGGCGGTGGCGTGGCCCTGCCCATCCAGCATCCACGGATGGGCGAAGCTTGTGCCGGTGTTGATATGTTCGCGCATCTTCGACACCGTGGTGATCGAGGCGCAGGTGTCGATCAGCACCGGATGATCGCCGCCGGGATAACCGATGGCAAAGGGGTTCGGGGTCAGTACCGGCTCCACCCCGCCATATGGGGCGACCCATGCGCCCGCAGGGTCGGAGGTGGCGATCAGGCAGACCAGGCCCTGATCGGCAGCTATCCGCGTGAGCGTCGAGAGACAGCCGATATGATGGCTGCGGCGCAGGGCAAGGGTGACGATGCCGTGGTCGCGGGCGCGGGGGATGCAGGTGTCCAGCGCCTGCGTCATCAGCCAGTGGCCGGGCAGATAGTTGCCGTCCCACACCATCGTCACGCCGGTGTCGGTGACGACCTCGTGGATGCCGGTCGCGGTCATGGCGCCGGATTTCAGTTCCGGCAGGTAGTAGGGGATGAGCGAGGTGCCGTGGGTCGTCACCCCCATCTCGTCCGTGCGGGTCAAAAGCTCGGCCACGACAGACGCTTTGGCAGCTTCCATGCCGCCGGTTTCAAGCAGGCGTTGAGCGAAGGCGCAAAGCGCGTCACGGGAGATGCGATAGGCCATGCCTCAGGCCCCGTCGAAGGTCAGGTGTACCTTGACGGCACGGGTGCGGTCGCCCGCGGCCTCGAATGCCTCCCGCGCGTCGGACAGCGGATAGCTCGCCGACATGATCGGGCGCACGTCGATCCGGCCGCTGCCGATGGCTGCCACCGCCTGTTCGAATTCCTCGTGAAAGCGGTGGGTGCCGCGGAAGGTGATTTCCTTGCCGACGATCAGGTTCAGGGGCACCGGCGTCGCGCCCCCCACGCCCACCTGCACCAATGTGCCCCGCGGGCGGAGCGCCGTAATGGCCGAGGCGATGGCGGGCGCGGCGGCCGAGCATTCGAAGACCACGTCGAAATGACCCTTGTCCGCGGCAAAGGCGTCGAGCGCCGCACCGTCCCGGGCGACGTTGATGGTTTGCGTCGCGCCCATCTGCCGGGCTATCTCAAGCGGGTGGTCCTGCAGGTCGGTGACGACGATCTCGGCCGCACCGGCCTCGGCCGCGACGGCAGCGCAAAGCGACCCGATCGGCCCCGCCCCGGTGACCAGCACCGCCTTGCCCTGAAGATCGCCCGCCATGTGGCCCGCATGCAGGCAGACGGCCAGCGGTTCGGAACAGGCGGCCTGCCCGATGGTGATCGCGTCGGCGATGGGCACGCATTGTGCGGCCTCTACCGTGATGCGGTCGCGGAACAGGCCCTGTTCGTGGGGAAACCGCATGGCAGAGCCGCGAAAGCGCATGTTCAGGCAGTGGTTGTAAAGGCCCTGATCGCAGAACTTGCAGGCATGGCAGGGGCGGGAGGGGTTCAGCGCGACCCGGGTGCCGGGGGCAAGATCGGTGACGCCTTCGCCGACCTCGACCACCGTTCCGGCGGCCTCGTGCCCCAGAATGATCGGCTCTTTCACCCGGATCGGGCCGAAGCCACCGTCATGGTAGTAATGCAGGTCCGACCCGCAGATGCCGCCCGCGCCGACGGCGACCAGAACCTCCCCCGGTCCGGGGGCCGCAACGGGCAGCGTTTCGATGCGGATGTCGTGGGGGGCGTGCAGGCGGCAGACGCGGGTATCCATGAAAACCTCAGGGCATGACGACGGAAGGCAGCCAGGTCGCAAGGCCCGGCACGAAGGAGACGAGCAGAAGCACGCCGATATTGGTCAGAAGGAACGGCAGGATCGCGATCACCACCGGGGTCAGCGGCAGCCGCGCGATGCCGGCACAGACGAACAGGCACACCCCCACCGGCGGCGTGGTCAGCCCGATCATCAGGTTCAGGACGGCGAAGGTAGCGAAGTGCAGCGGCTCGATCCCCACCGCCTGCGCCAGCGACAGAAGCGGCACGAACAGGATGATCAGCGCCGCGATGGTTTCCATGAACATGCCGACGAAAAGCAGCAGCAGGTTGATGATCAGGATCACCAGGAGCTTGTTGTCGGTGATCGAGAGCACACCCGCTGCAATCGCCTGCGGGATGCGTTCGGAGACGAGGATCCAGCCGAAGACATTGGCAAAGCCGACCAGCGTCAGGATGCCCGCCGAGGCGACGGCGCTGTCCACGATGACGCCAGGCACCTTGGACAGCGGCAGTTCGCGGTAGATGAAACAGCCCACGATCATCGCATAGACACTGGCCACCACGGCGGTTTCGGTCGGCGTGGCAAGGCCGGACAGCAGCCCGTAGATGATCAGGAACGTCATCGCCAGCGCCCAGACCGCGCCGCCAAAGGCGCGACCGACCTCGCCCACGCCCTGCCAGGGCTGTCGGGGAAAGTTCTTGCGGACGGAGATGACATAGGCCGTGACCATCATCGCCAGCCCCATAAGGATGCCGGGCACGGCGCCGGCCAGAAACATCTTGCCGACCGAGATACCCGACAGCGCACCGACGATGATCATCGGCACGCTGGGCGGGATGATCGGCCCGACGGTCGATGACGCCGCCGTGACGGCGGCCGAAAAATCAGCGGGATAGCCGGCTTTCTTCATTCCCGGTATCAACACGCCCCCGATCGAGGCCGCGTCGGCCACCGCGGTGCCGGTGATGCCCCCGAACAGCATGGAAGCGGCGATATTGGTCAGGCCCAGCCCGCCGCGGATCCAGCCCACCAGCGCATTGGCAAACCGCACGATCCGCTGGGTGATGCCGCCGCGGTTCATCAGGTTGCCCGCAAGGATGAAGCCGGGGATGGAGAGCAGTACGAACACGTCCATGCCCGCATACATCTTTTGCGGCATCACAACGGGCGGGATGCCTGCCAGCAGCAGATAGCCCAGCGATGAGACGCCCAGCGTGATCGCGACGGGGATGCCAAGGACCAGCCCGCCGACGAACAGCCCGAAAAGGACCCAGACCTCCATGTCAGAGTTCCTCCGGCTTCTCGGGCGACCCGTCCTCGGCGCCGCTGAGCATGCCAAGGACGCGCAACAGGGCGAAAAGGGCCAGCAGGCTCAGCAGCAGGAACACACTGAAATGCACATAGCTCATCTTCAGCCCCAATGCGGGGGAGCTTTGCATGCGGCCGATCCAGACGTATTTCCACGCAAAGGGCAGCAGATAAAGCGCGATGCCACCCGTCGCGATGGCGGACAGAAGGCGCAGCCGCCATGGCCAGCGGCCGGGCAACTGTTCGCAGACCACATCGACATTGACCATGTCGCCGGTGCGAAACGACAGCCCCGCCCCGAATGCCACAAGGAACAGCAGGGCGAAGCGGGTCAGTTCCTCGGTCCAGACGGGGGAGTTGCCGATGGTACGCCCGACGACCTGGATCAGGACGGCGGCGATCAGCACCAGAAAGGCAAGGCCCACCCCAAGCCGTGCAACACGCACGACCAGTTGGATCAAACGTTCCATACGCGGCATTTGTCTGCCTTCACACAATTTTCGGGTCGGCATCGGGAGGAGGGGGAGAGAGCCGATGCCGACCCCGCGAAGGGCGTCTGCCTTATTCGGCAAACAGCCCTTCGACGACCGGTTTGATTTCGTCGCTGACATTGGCCAGCACGGCGTCCTTTGCCTTGGCGGCGAAGGCCGGGCCGTCGACCTCGACGAAGGTCATGCCGTTGGCTTCCAGATAGGCGCGGTCGGCGGCGATGCTGTCCTCGAACAGGCCGCGTTCATAGGCCTGGGCGCGGGCGGCGGCCTCCATCACGGCGGCCTTGTCCTCGTCCGACAGCTTGTTCCACGTCATCTCGGCGATGGTGAGGTAGATCCACGACCGCACATGTTCGGTCATGTTCACATGGCTCTGCACTTCGTTGAAATTGGCAGAGCGGATCAGGGCCAGCGGGTTTTCCTGCGCACCGATGGTGCCGTTCTGAAGCGAGGTGAAGACCTCGGAAAAGGCCATCGGGGTGGGCTGGGCGCCCAGCGCCTTCCAGACATCGACGAACAGCGGCACGTTCGGCACCCGCATCTTCAGCCCGTCAAGGTCGTCGGGATGGGCGATGGGCCGGTTGGAGGTCAGGTTGCGCGGGCCGCGGGCGAAGAACGCGATGGGGCGGATCTGGGCGCGCTCGACAATCTGCGCCTCGATCCGGTCGCCGATCTCGCCGCTGGCGACCTCGTCCATATGCTCGATGGATTTATAGGCGTAGGGCACGGCCAGAAGCGCGGCCATCGGCGCCCAGTTCTGCAGGGACTCGCCGGTGATCGTCATGTCGACCGTGCCAAGCTGCATGCCGTTGATCAGGTCGATTTCCTTGCCGAGGCTTTCGTTGGGATAGACCTCGACCACGATGCGCCCATCGGTCAGGGCGGCCAGTTCCTCGCCGAATTTCACGCTGGCCTTGTGCCAGGGGTTGTCCTCGTTCGCGAGATGGCCAAGCTTCAGCGTCATGTCCTGCGCGGCGACGGGGACGGCGGCAAGACTGGCGACAAGGGCCGCGGCAAGCCCTGACAGTTTCCAGGCTTTTGTCATTCTCGTTCTCCTCCTTCGATGGGTTTTTTGTCCGACGTTGGAATGCCGCCGGCTGGCAATTCGAAAAACTCCGGATGGGCCAGTGTGATTTCCGGAAGGTCGTGCAGGATCGCGCGCAGGTGTGAGCGGATCGCGGCCTCTGCGCCGCTGACATTGCCCGCGGCGATCAGGTTGACGATATTCTCATGCTGGCCGATCAGGTTGCGCACAGGCAGATCGCCAAGCGAAAGATAGCGCACGCGATCCATCTGGGATTTGAGGCCCTCGATCTGTTTCCACGCGCCGCCCTTGCCCGCACCTTCCGCAAAGGTGCGGTGGAACTTTTCATCCAGGTCGATGAAGTCGCGTGGCGCGGCCTTGCCGATGGCCTTTTGCGCCATGATCTGCGCCCGCAGTTCGGTGATCAGGGCGGGGTCGGGGTCGCGGGCCAGAACCTTGACGATGTCGGCCTCGAACGCCTCGCGCAGGAAGCGCGCATCCAGCACGGCATCATAGGTGATGCGGCTGACGATGGTGCCGCGTTGCGGGCGGATCCACAAAAGGCCCTGATCGGCGAGCTTGATAAACGCCTCGCGCACGGGCTGGCGACTGACGGAGCAGTTCCGCGCGATCTCTGACTCAGAGATCTGGTCGCCGGGTTTCAACTCGTTGCGGATGATCCGGTCGTGAAGAAACTGGTAGATCTGGGGCGTGATCTGCCGGTCGGGATCGAGCGCGCAGGCAATCGCGGTATCCATCTGCATGATTCCCCCCCTTTCGTGAGGAAAGCTACCATACTGCCATACTAGTCAGCAATTCATTAAGCTGTTAGGCTTTACAAAGGTGACTCGGGAAAAGGTGTGTCTATGCGGCAGACATGGCGGTGGTTCGGCCCCAAAGATCAGGTCTCGGTTGACGATGTCCGACAGGCTGGCGCCGAGGGCGTCGTGTCGGCCCTGCATCATGTTCCCACGGGCGCTGTCTGGTCGCCCGAAGAGATTGCCCGGCGGCAGGCCGAAATCGGACGCATGACCGACGGGGCGGAGTCGGGGCTGTGTTGGGACGTTGTCGAAAGTCTGCCGGTTTCGGAAGCCATCAAGAAACAGCGGGGCGACTGGCGGGACCATGTCGCCGCGTATCGGGAGAGCATGAAGAACCTCGCTGCCGCGGGGATCGAGGTGATCTGCTACAATTTCATGCCCGTTCTGGACTGGACGCGCACCGATCTGGCCTGGCGCCGACCCTCTGGCGCGACCTGCATGCGGTTCGACCTGATCGATTTCGCCGCGTTCGACCTGCACATCCTGTGCCGCCCCGGTGCGGCGGAAGACTATGACGACGCGATCAAGGATGCCGCGGCCCGCCGCTTTGCCGAAATGGATGCTGCCGCAGCGGACGCGTTGGCGCGCAATGTCGTGTTCGGATTGCCGGGGGCGGCGGAGCGGTTCACGCTGGAGGATGTCCGCGCCCATCTGGCGGAGTATGACGGGATCGGAGAGGACGGGCTGCGCGCCAACCTTGTCGATTTTCTCGAACAGGTCGTGCCGTTGGCAGAGGACCTTGGGGTAAGGCTGTGCTGTCATCCTGACGATCCGCCCTTTCCGCTTCTCGGGCTTCCGCGCATCATGTCGACGGAGGAACATTATACCGCGATTATGGGTGCTGTGGAAAGTCCCGCGAACGGCATC
The genomic region above belongs to Rhodovulum sp. P5 and contains:
- a CDS encoding dihydrodipicolinate synthase family protein yields the protein MKTPLTGILPVAPTPFHDDGQVDEDGMRRVLDCMIDQGVDAICILTNYSEQFLLSDAERDLLMRVSLSHVAGRVPVIVTISHFATDIVVTRAKAAQAMGASMVMMMPPYHGVGLVPSETGIVEHFRAVSDAIAIPIMVQDAPLSGVSLPVPLLARMAREIEHVSYFKIETPFAADKLSALIEAGGADIVGPFDGEEAVTLLADLDAGCTGTMTSALQPEMIRPIVTEYLAGNHDAALAQWKLCLPLINHENRQCGLRAAKTVMKAGGVIQSDHVRHPLKPMSERTRARLLQLAGELDLIALRWGE
- a CDS encoding Ldh family oxidoreductase, which produces MAYRISRDALCAFAQRLLETGGMEAAKASVVAELLTRTDEMGVTTHGTSLIPYYLPELKSGAMTATGIHEVVTDTGVTMVWDGNYLPGHWLMTQALDTCIPRARDHGIVTLALRRSHHIGCLSTLTRIAADQGLVCLIATSDPAGAWVAPYGGVEPVLTPNPFAIGYPGGDHPVLIDTCASITTVSKMREHINTGTSFAHPWMLDGQGHATADPTVVKADPPGTILPVGGLDHGHKGFALALMVEMLTQGLAGHGRADHPTRWGANVYLQVMDPAAFGGADAFAAQVGHLNDRCRTSTPARPDAPVRIPGDRVQAALAAAAADGIVLPEEVWTRLRACAVEMGIPLPDDDSTPTRKDTP
- a CDS encoding L-idonate 5-dehydrogenase codes for the protein MDTRVCRLHAPHDIRIETLPVAAPGPGEVLVAVGAGGICGSDLHYYHDGGFGPIRVKEPIILGHEAAGTVVEVGEGVTDLAPGTRVALNPSRPCHACKFCDQGLYNHCLNMRFRGSAMRFPHEQGLFRDRITVEAAQCVPIADAITIGQAACSEPLAVCLHAGHMAGDLQGKAVLVTGAGPIGSLCAAVAAEAGAAEIVVTDLQDHPLEIARQMGATQTINVARDGAALDAFAADKGHFDVVFECSAAAPAIASAITALRPRGTLVQVGVGGATPVPLNLIVGKEITFRGTHRFHEEFEQAVAAIGSGRIDVRPIMSASYPLSDAREAFEAAGDRTRAVKVHLTFDGA
- a CDS encoding TRAP transporter large permease — translated: MEVWVLFGLFVGGLVLGIPVAITLGVSSLGYLLLAGIPPVVMPQKMYAGMDVFVLLSIPGFILAGNLMNRGGITQRIVRFANALVGWIRGGLGLTNIAASMLFGGITGTAVADAASIGGVLIPGMKKAGYPADFSAAVTAASSTVGPIIPPSVPMIIVGALSGISVGKMFLAGAVPGILMGLAMMVTAYVISVRKNFPRQPWQGVGEVGRAFGGAVWALAMTFLIIYGLLSGLATPTETAVVASVYAMIVGCFIYRELPLSKVPGVIVDSAVASAGILTLVGFANVFGWILVSERIPQAIAAGVLSITDNKLLVILIINLLLLFVGMFMETIAALIILFVPLLSLAQAVGIEPLHFATFAVLNLMIGLTTPPVGVCLFVCAGIARLPLTPVVIAILPFLLTNIGVLLLVSFVPGLATWLPSVVMP
- a CDS encoding TRAP transporter small permease; amino-acid sequence: MERLIQLVVRVARLGVGLAFLVLIAAVLIQVVGRTIGNSPVWTEELTRFALLFLVAFGAGLSFRTGDMVNVDVVCEQLPGRWPWRLRLLSAIATGGIALYLLPFAWKYVWIGRMQSSPALGLKMSYVHFSVFLLLSLLALFALLRVLGMLSGAEDGSPEKPEEL
- a CDS encoding TRAP transporter substrate-binding protein; protein product: MTKAWKLSGLAAALVASLAAVPVAAQDMTLKLGHLANEDNPWHKASVKFGEELAALTDGRIVVEVYPNESLGKEIDLINGMQLGTVDMTITGESLQNWAPMAALLAVPYAYKSIEHMDEVASGEIGDRIEAQIVERAQIRPIAFFARGPRNLTSNRPIAHPDDLDGLKMRVPNVPLFVDVWKALGAQPTPMAFSEVFTSLQNGTIGAQENPLALIRSANFNEVQSHVNMTEHVRSWIYLTIAEMTWNKLSDEDKAAVMEAAARAQAYERGLFEDSIAADRAYLEANGMTFVEVDGPAFAAKAKDAVLANVSDEIKPVVEGLFAE
- a CDS encoding GntR family transcriptional regulator, giving the protein MQMDTAIACALDPDRQITPQIYQFLHDRIIRNELKPGDQISESEIARNCSVSRQPVREAFIKLADQGLLWIRPQRGTIVSRITYDAVLDARFLREAFEADIVKVLARDPDPALITELRAQIMAQKAIGKAAPRDFIDLDEKFHRTFAEGAGKGGAWKQIEGLKSQMDRVRYLSLGDLPVRNLIGQHENIVNLIAAGNVSGAEAAIRSHLRAILHDLPEITLAHPEFFELPAGGIPTSDKKPIEGGERE
- the uxuA gene encoding mannonate dehydratase, with the translated sequence MRQTWRWFGPKDQVSVDDVRQAGAEGVVSALHHVPTGAVWSPEEIARRQAEIGRMTDGAESGLCWDVVESLPVSEAIKKQRGDWRDHVAAYRESMKNLAAAGIEVICYNFMPVLDWTRTDLAWRRPSGATCMRFDLIDFAAFDLHILCRPGAAEDYDDAIKDAAARRFAEMDAAAADALARNVVFGLPGAAERFTLEDVRAHLAEYDGIGEDGLRANLVDFLEQVVPLAEDLGVRLCCHPDDPPFPLLGLPRIMSTEEHYTAIMGAVESPANGITLCSGSLGSRPDNDLPGMMARLGDRVHFLHLRNVRRETADIRGSFYEDEHLGGNTDMVALVEAALQEEARRRAAGRADWSIPFRPDHGQDILDDLNRKAQPGYPAIGRLKGLAELRGIIAALEPRTGVPAG